One segment of Thermoanaerobacter kivui DNA contains the following:
- a CDS encoding ISLre2 family transposase, producing the protein MKKNIFEDIILQNALNFTKEVVEIFGDLLNKGMNITELAARIKELTDKLGREAIEAIIEELDRIIKEDKRRKEKWVVERKDKKRLTTILGDIEYERTYYKSREDGRYTYLIDDALEIGRHDRIEKGVKIKLVENAIEESYERSSKKACPEELSKQTVLNAIREIGEVEVKREIKEKKEVRVLYIEADEDHVPLQDGSNETPRLIYIHEGKEEKNGRNVLRNVHYKAYVGEKPEDIWIDVANYIEDNYKEEKIEKIYIAGDGAPWIKEGLKWILKSRFVLDRYHLNKYVLKATSKEPKYRDKIWRAINEGNKEGVKKVFDELIKAAEEEREKEKIKEARKYILNNWEGIVIYNKDEDVIGCSAEGHISHVFSARLSRNPLGWSREGLKLMAKLRVFSKNGGDLREAEWGKKKNINAGSYNLTKKQIKEAVRRVKTSTNEKINNITVLNIGKVTPIYRVLRALKYAQVI; encoded by the coding sequence GTGAAAAAAAATATCTTTGAGGATATTATACTACAAAATGCTCTAAATTTCACTAAGGAAGTAGTAGAAATTTTTGGTGATTTATTAAATAAAGGAATGAATATTACAGAGCTTGCAGCAAGGATAAAGGAACTGACGGACAAACTAGGTAGAGAGGCAATAGAAGCAATTATTGAAGAGTTAGATAGGATAATAAAAGAAGATAAGAGAAGGAAAGAAAAATGGGTAGTAGAGAGGAAAGATAAAAAGAGATTAACGACAATCCTTGGGGATATAGAATATGAGAGGACATATTACAAATCCAGAGAGGATGGAAGATATACATACTTGATAGATGATGCATTAGAGATAGGACGGCACGATAGGATAGAGAAGGGAGTAAAAATAAAGTTAGTAGAAAACGCGATAGAAGAATCATATGAGAGAAGTAGTAAAAAAGCATGTCCAGAGGAGTTAAGTAAACAGACGGTATTAAACGCAATAAGGGAAATAGGAGAAGTAGAAGTAAAGAGAGAAATAAAAGAGAAGAAAGAGGTAAGGGTATTATACATAGAAGCAGATGAAGACCATGTGCCTTTGCAAGATGGCAGCAATGAAACACCGCGATTGATATACATACATGAAGGTAAAGAAGAGAAAAATGGTAGAAATGTACTGAGAAATGTGCATTACAAAGCATATGTAGGAGAGAAACCTGAAGACATATGGATAGATGTAGCAAATTACATAGAAGACAATTACAAAGAAGAGAAGATAGAGAAGATATACATAGCAGGAGATGGGGCACCGTGGATAAAAGAGGGATTAAAATGGATATTAAAATCAAGGTTTGTGTTAGACAGATATCATTTAAACAAATACGTATTAAAAGCAACATCAAAAGAGCCAAAGTATAGAGATAAGATATGGAGAGCAATAAATGAAGGGAATAAAGAAGGAGTGAAGAAGGTATTTGATGAGCTAATAAAGGCAGCAGAGGAAGAGAGAGAGAAAGAGAAGATAAAAGAAGCAAGGAAATACATACTAAACAATTGGGAAGGAATAGTGATATACAACAAAGACGAAGATGTAATAGGGTGCAGTGCAGAAGGGCATATAAGCCATGTATTTTCAGCCAGATTAAGCAGGAATCCACTAGGGTGGAGTAGAGAAGGATTAAAGTTAATGGCGAAATTAAGGGTATTCAGCAAGAATGGAGGAGACTTAAGAGAAGCAGAATGGGGTAAGAAAAAGAATATCAATGCTGGGAGTTATAATTTAACGAAGAAGCAAATAAAAGAAGCGGTAAGGAGAGTTAAAACGTCTACAAATGAAAAAATAAACAATATTACGGTTTTGAATATAGGGAAAGTAACGCCAATATATAGGGTTTTAAGAGCATTAAAATATGCACAAGTTATATAA
- a CDS encoding alpha-amylase family glycosyl hydrolase, with product MGKNVKLFAAIILVFSLLLTSCGIKETSSNNSAESDVIYQVMIDRFYNGDKSNDDPEVSKGMFDPTYTNWRMYWGGDLKGLTEKIPYIKGMGVTAIWISPVVDNINKPAIYNGEINAPYHGYWARDFKRVEEHFGTWEDFDNFVKTAHANGIKVILDFAPNHTSPADENNTDFAENGALYDNGKLLGTYSNDLNKLFHHNGTITNWNNLKDLQDKNLFDLVDLDQSNPIVDKYLKDSIKLWFSHGIDGVRLDAVKHMPMEWVKSFADTIYGVKKDAILFGEWMLNGPTDPLYGYNIQFANMSGFSVLDFMLNNAIKDVFEKDYGFDRLNDTIEETNKDYDNPYKLVTFVDNHDMPRFLSVNDDKNKLHEAIAFIMTSRGIPAIYYGTEQYLHNDTNGGNDPYNRPMMEKFDENTKAYVLIRELSNLRKATQALQYGKTVARYVSDDVYIYERQYGKDIVVVAINKGEETTIKNIETSLRKGKYSDYLKGLLEGVNLKVERGNSENNILSITLPKDSVSIWTNVKVK from the coding sequence ATGGGAAAGAATGTAAAGCTATTTGCGGCAATAATTTTAGTCTTTTCTTTATTGCTGACCAGTTGTGGTATTAAAGAGACTAGTTCTAATAATTCCGCTGAATCGGATGTAATATATCAGGTTATGATAGATAGGTTTTACAATGGGGATAAGTCCAACGATGACCCGGAAGTAAGTAAAGGTATGTTTGATCCAACCTATACCAATTGGAGGATGTATTGGGGTGGAGATTTAAAAGGTTTGACAGAAAAAATTCCTTATATAAAAGGGATGGGAGTAACAGCTATTTGGATTTCTCCTGTTGTAGACAACATCAACAAACCGGCAATATATAATGGCGAAATAAATGCACCTTATCACGGATATTGGGCAAGGGACTTTAAAAGAGTAGAAGAACATTTTGGTACATGGGAGGACTTTGACAATTTTGTAAAGACTGCTCACGCTAATGGGATAAAAGTTATACTAGATTTTGCTCCAAATCACACGAGTCCCGCAGATGAAAACAACACTGACTTTGCTGAAAACGGTGCCTTGTATGACAATGGGAAATTATTAGGAACTTATAGCAATGATCTTAATAAGCTTTTTCATCACAACGGCACTATTACAAATTGGAACAATTTAAAGGACTTGCAGGATAAAAATTTGTTTGACCTTGTGGACCTTGATCAAAGTAATCCTATTGTTGACAAGTATTTAAAGGATTCTATCAAGTTATGGTTTAGTCATGGAATTGATGGGGTAAGGCTAGATGCAGTAAAGCATATGCCTATGGAATGGGTAAAAAGTTTTGCTGATACCATATACGGCGTTAAAAAAGATGCTATTCTTTTTGGCGAGTGGATGTTAAACGGTCCCACTGATCCTTTGTACGGTTATAATATTCAATTTGCCAATATGAGTGGTTTTTCTGTATTGGATTTTATGCTCAACAATGCGATAAAGGATGTTTTTGAAAAAGATTATGGCTTTGACAGATTGAATGATACTATTGAAGAGACAAATAAAGATTATGATAATCCTTATAAGTTGGTTACTTTTGTGGACAATCACGATATGCCGAGGTTTTTATCAGTCAATGATGATAAGAACAAATTGCATGAAGCTATTGCGTTTATAATGACATCTCGTGGGATTCCGGCTATATATTATGGGACAGAGCAGTATTTGCATAATGACACAAATGGCGGAAATGACCCTTATAATAGGCCAATGATGGAAAAGTTTGATGAGAATACTAAGGCTTATGTTTTAATTAGAGAATTGTCAAACTTGCGCAAGGCTACACAGGCGTTACAGTATGGGAAGACTGTAGCAAGGTATGTTAGCGATGATGTTTATATCTATGAGAGGCAATATGGGAAAGACATAGTTGTAGTTGCAATAAATAAAGGAGAAGAGACTACTATAAAAAATATAGAGACTTCTCTTCGAAAAGGCAAATACAGTGATTATTTAAAGGGTTTATTAGAAGGAGTTAATTTAAAAGTTGAAAGAGGAAATAGTGAAAACAACATTTTAAGTATAACTTTACCTAAAGACAGTGTAAGCATATGGACAAATGTAAAAGTGAAATAA
- a CDS encoding carbohydrate ABC transporter permease, whose translation MKGKKTIRDKLTPYAYLSPAILSMTVLSFVPMLYTIYIAFTNFNLYHFNNYQFVGFKNFIDILSGPFKVVFAPVFVWTVIFALSATLLSYIIGLLLAVILNNRNMWETNFYRAILIIPWGLPGTIAALTWTGLLNQQYGGINLILQRLHLPMIPWLLDPFWARVAIIMVSVWMGYPFMMNASLGALQAIPPELYEVADIDGATWFQKLRMITVPMLTSSTLPLIISSFAYNFNNFGAAFLITGGGPPRTDTSFAGHTDLLVSSAYKMTMQFNRYDLAAALSIIIFLIIGTLSLINMKMTHAFEEVD comes from the coding sequence ATGAAAGGTAAAAAGACCATACGAGATAAGCTAACGCCTTATGCGTATTTATCACCTGCTATACTTTCTATGACTGTATTAAGTTTTGTGCCTATGTTGTATACTATTTATATTGCTTTTACAAATTTTAATCTATACCACTTTAATAACTATCAATTTGTAGGATTTAAAAACTTTATAGATATACTGTCAGGACCTTTTAAAGTAGTTTTTGCTCCTGTATTTGTGTGGACAGTTATTTTTGCTCTTTCAGCTACTTTATTAAGTTATATTATAGGTCTTCTCTTAGCTGTTATTTTAAACAATAGAAACATGTGGGAGACAAATTTTTATAGGGCAATATTGATTATTCCATGGGGACTTCCTGGAACAATTGCTGCACTGACATGGACGGGGCTTTTAAATCAACAATACGGCGGTATAAATTTGATACTACAGCGACTGCATTTGCCTATGATACCATGGCTTCTTGATCCATTTTGGGCAAGAGTTGCAATTATAATGGTCAGTGTGTGGATGGGTTATCCTTTTATGATGAACGCTTCTTTGGGGGCGCTTCAAGCAATACCGCCAGAGCTTTATGAAGTTGCAGACATCGACGGTGCTACATGGTTCCAAAAGCTGAGAATGATAACAGTACCAATGTTGACATCTTCTACTTTGCCACTTATTATTTCATCTTTTGCTTATAATTTCAACAACTTTGGCGCAGCGTTTTTAATTACAGGAGGAGGACCTCCAAGGACAGATACTTCTTTTGCAGGTCATACTGATTTGCTTGTAAGTTCGGCTTACAAGATGACAATGCAGTTTAACAGATATGACTTGGCGGCAGCTTTGTCTATAATTATATTCTTGATAATTGGCACATTGAGCCTTATCAATATGAAGATGACCCATGCCTTTGAGGAGGTGGATTAA
- a CDS encoding gluconeogenesis factor YvcK family protein, with protein MSAKQNFRGRPKIVAIGGGTGLSTMLRGLKLYTTNITAVVTVADDGGGSGILRQDLGILPPGDIRNCILALANTEPTMEQLLQYRFTEGMLKGQNFGNLFLAAMIGISKNFEEAVKKMSDVLAVSGKVIPVTLDDVRLVAELENGTIIKGESQIPVVQQKENSKIKRIYIEPSHAEPFEEVLVDILNADAIVLGPGSLYTSVIPNLLVDGVCGAIETSRAVKIYACNIMTQPGETLGYTACDHVKALFEHGLKSLDYIIVNNGEIPHDYMERYIKDMSQPVEYDKNQLESMGIKVVEENLVALKKEFIRHDEQKLAEVIVSLLK; from the coding sequence ATGAGTGCAAAGCAAAATTTTAGAGGCAGGCCTAAAATTGTTGCTATTGGTGGAGGTACAGGGCTTTCTACTATGCTAAGAGGATTAAAACTTTATACAACCAATATTACTGCGGTAGTTACAGTAGCAGATGATGGCGGCGGCTCGGGAATCCTAAGACAGGATTTAGGGATACTGCCGCCTGGAGATATAAGAAATTGTATACTGGCTTTAGCAAATACAGAGCCTACAATGGAACAACTTTTGCAGTACAGGTTTACTGAGGGAATGCTAAAGGGCCAAAATTTTGGGAATTTGTTTTTGGCAGCCATGATAGGCATTTCTAAAAATTTTGAAGAAGCTGTAAAAAAGATGAGTGATGTGCTTGCTGTATCAGGAAAAGTTATTCCTGTAACTCTTGATGATGTAAGGCTTGTAGCAGAGCTTGAAAACGGGACTATCATTAAAGGGGAATCGCAAATTCCTGTTGTACAGCAAAAAGAAAACAGTAAGATAAAGAGGATATATATTGAACCTTCTCATGCAGAGCCTTTTGAAGAAGTATTAGTGGATATATTAAATGCTGATGCCATTGTATTGGGTCCTGGAAGTTTATATACGAGTGTAATCCCTAATCTTTTGGTAGATGGAGTGTGTGGTGCTATTGAAACCTCTAGAGCGGTTAAAATTTACGCATGTAATATCATGACACAGCCGGGAGAGACTTTGGGCTATACTGCTTGTGACCATGTGAAGGCTCTTTTTGAACATGGGCTTAAATCTCTAGATTACATTATTGTCAACAACGGTGAAATTCCCCATGATTATATGGAGCGCTATATAAAAGACATGTCACAACCTGTTGAATACGATAAAAATCAGTTAGAAAGTATGGGAATTAAAGTGGTAGAGGAAAATTTAGTAGCTTTAAAAAAGGAATTTATAAGGCACGATGAGCAAAAGCTTGCAGAAGTAATTGTAAGCCTGCTTAAGTAA
- a CDS encoding sugar ABC transporter substrate-binding protein — MKKYTKIIALLTVMVFVLSAALTGCGGSKTSENTSSQGQTEQKKEPVELVVWSHLTDPEIAKVQEIANKWAEQTGNKVKVLADQSDFQAFSTAAQSGKGPDIMFGLPHDNLGTFQKAGLLAEVPDGVINKDDYVPMSISAVSYDGKMYAVPISMETYALFYNTEKVPTPPATLDDLIKLGKEVGFQYDVNNFYFSFAFISAYGGYVFKDTGGGLDPNDIGLNNDGAKKGLELIKDFVTKYKFMPADINGDMAKGNFQSGKTGLYISGPWDVDGFKKANVPFKVAPLPQIDGKPTPSFAGVQAAFVSANSKHQKEAWDLMKYLAENTGLPLFETGNRIPVLNSLLDNPEVKNNEILNAFAEQAKNAIPMPNIPQMAAVWGPAGNALQLITSGKVPVDKAADEMVNQIKQGIATQQ; from the coding sequence ATGAAGAAGTACACAAAAATAATTGCATTGCTGACTGTGATGGTATTCGTTTTGTCAGCTGCTTTAACAGGTTGTGGCGGCAGCAAGACAAGCGAAAATACTTCATCACAAGGTCAGACAGAACAAAAGAAAGAGCCTGTAGAACTTGTAGTATGGTCACACTTAACAGATCCTGAAATAGCAAAGGTTCAAGAGATTGCAAATAAGTGGGCAGAGCAAACTGGCAACAAAGTAAAAGTTTTGGCAGACCAGAGTGACTTCCAAGCTTTCTCAACAGCTGCTCAAAGTGGTAAGGGCCCAGACATCATGTTTGGTTTACCACACGATAACTTGGGTACTTTCCAAAAGGCAGGACTTTTAGCTGAAGTACCAGACGGAGTTATAAACAAAGACGACTATGTTCCAATGAGCATAAGTGCTGTATCTTACGATGGAAAAATGTATGCTGTACCAATTTCAATGGAGACTTATGCACTTTTCTACAATACAGAGAAAGTTCCAACACCACCAGCAACACTTGATGATTTAATTAAGCTGGGCAAAGAAGTAGGATTCCAATACGATGTAAATAACTTCTATTTTAGCTTTGCCTTTATATCTGCTTATGGCGGTTATGTGTTTAAGGATACAGGCGGTGGACTTGATCCAAACGATATAGGATTGAATAACGATGGTGCAAAGAAAGGCTTAGAACTTATAAAAGACTTTGTGACAAAGTATAAATTCATGCCTGCAGATATAAACGGCGATATGGCAAAAGGCAATTTCCAAAGTGGAAAAACTGGACTATATATAAGCGGTCCATGGGATGTAGATGGCTTTAAGAAAGCTAATGTTCCATTTAAAGTTGCTCCACTTCCACAAATTGATGGAAAACCCACACCTTCTTTTGCAGGTGTACAGGCTGCATTTGTAAGTGCGAATTCAAAACATCAAAAAGAAGCATGGGATTTAATGAAGTATCTTGCTGAAAATACAGGATTGCCACTGTTTGAAACAGGTAACAGAATACCGGTTCTTAACTCACTTTTGGATAATCCTGAAGTTAAGAACAATGAAATCTTGAATGCTTTTGCAGAACAAGCTAAAAATGCTATTCCAATGCCTAATATACCGCAAATGGCTGCAGTATGGGGTCCTGCTGGCAATGCATTACAGCTTATTACCTCAGGAAAGGTTCCTGTTGACAAAGCAGCAGATGAAATGGTAAATCAGATCAAACAAGGTATTGCAACGCAACAGTAA